One genomic window of Fusarium keratoplasticum isolate Fu6.1 chromosome 3, whole genome shotgun sequence includes the following:
- a CDS encoding Methyltransf-25 domain-containing protein, with translation MGLNHQPNSLCLHNYPAFSIDYLVTPFHIIMSSQLYFPRIYSLTSVDHTRSVYDEWAKTYNEELNQKNQDYIAPATAAALVPQVLGTATIDKDIEILDAGCGTGLVGSFLARLGAKKVDGVDLSPGMLEEARLTEAYRNLDVTDLSRPLSARDDSYDVVTCIGTLTQSHVGPEAISEFVRVVRPGGHIVATVISEIWESGGYEGHVKNLADQAKIKVLSTEVRDYRRGAGAKARYLVLQVV, from the coding sequence ATGGGATTGAATCATCAGCCCAATTCACTCTGCCTACACAACTACCCAGCTTTCTCAATTGATTACCTAGTCACCCCCTTTCATATCATCATGTCTTCCCAGCTTTACTTCCCCCGTATCTACTCCCTCACCTCTGTCGACCATACTCGGTCCGTCTACGACGAGTGGGCAAAGACGTACAACGAAGAACTCAACCAGAAGAACCAAGACTACATCGccccagcaacagcagccgcCCTTGTCCCCCAAGTCCTGGGGACCGCCACCATCGACAAGGACATTGAGATCCTGGACGCCGGCTGCGGCACCGGCCTCGTCGGATCCTTCCTCGCCCGTCTCGGCGCGAAGAAGGTCGATGGGGTCGACCTCAGCCCCGGgatgctcgaggaggcccGGCTCACCGAGGCCTACCGCAACCTGGACGTGACAGACCTCTCGCGGCCTCTCTCAGCCCGAGATGATTCCTATGACGTCGTGACCTGTATTGGCACCTTGACGCAGTCCCATGTCGGACCCGAGGCCATCAGTGAATTCGTGCGTGTCGTGAGACCAGGCGGCCACATCGTCGCCACCGTCATCTCCGAGATCTGGGAGAGCGGCGGATATGAGGGCCACGTGAAGAACCTCGCcgaccaggccaagatcaaggtcTTGTCCACCGAGGTCCGAGACTACCGGAGAGGAGCAGGAGCCAAGGCCCGGTACCTGGTGTTGCAAGTTGtctga
- a CDS encoding Rhodanese domain-containing protein, whose product MSPSKQVLIVGGVAGGMSCATRLRRLDEDAKITVVDKGPYVSYANCGIPYALGGVVGSEGKLHVQTVDKLKTWFNIDARTNTELKSIQRDEKTATIRDLSSGEESSVPYDKLVLALGAESFVPPIEGADSEHVFTLQTIPNLQEIQAMISKKGCRRAVVVGGGFIGLEAAENLRRLGIEVTIFEFDQHVFPVVDPEIGEVVDEELRKNGVDLKLNARVTKITSASESEPGLVFAEGQEPVPADLVIMAVGIRSRTAIPKEAGLELGRTGVSVNEFMQTSDPDIYAVGDMVETLNLVTGQPAQTALAGPANRQGRLVADHISGKGIKYRGNLGVSVCQVFGKTVGIVGLSTRNLDRLGIKHEYVTVHPPQHAGWYPGASPLTVKLAFEVPSGKILGAQVVGKEGVDKRVDVFATAMRAGMTVEDLEHLELAYAPPYGAAKDAVNMAGFAASNIVRGDVKLVHAGEFARGSRNLEDFQIIDVRGAEEYSQGHLKGAKNIPLVNLRERADEVERGVPTIVHCKSGYRSYVAYRILAQKGVDVYNLDGGYKSVLDGGYVTIQEA is encoded by the coding sequence ATGTCGCCTAGCAAACAAGTTctcatcgtcggcggcgTGGCCGGCGGAATGTCCTGCGCAACTCGTCTGCGCCGCCTGGACGAGGACGCAAAAATCACCGTCGTCGACAAAGGACCATACGTCAGCTACGCCAACTGTGGTATTCCGTATGCCCTCGGCGGCGTGGTTGGGAGCGAGGGAAAACTCCACGTTCAGACTGTCGACAAACTCAAAACTTGGTTCAACATTGACGCCAGAACCAACACTGAGCTGAAGTCGATTCAACGAGATGAGAAGACGGCAACTATCCGTGATCTAtcatctggggaagagtctTCTGTTCCGTACGACAAGTTGGTACTGGCCTTGGGAGCTGAATCTTTTGTTCCTCCGATCGAGGGGGCCGATTCTGAGCACGTCTTCACCCTCCAGACCATCCCCAACCTTCAAGAGATCCAAGCCATGATCTCCAAGAAAGGCTGCCGTCGAGCTGTAGTCGTCGGCGGTGGCTTCATCGGACTCGAAGCAGCAGAGAATCTCCGTCGACTGGGCATCGAGGTGACGATATTCGAATTCGACCAACACGTCTTTCCCGTGGTGGACCCTGAGATTGGAGAAGtggtcgacgaggagctccgCAAGAACGGTGTCGACCTCAAGCTCAATGCTCGGGTTACAAAGATCACCAGCGCTTCAGAATCTGAGCCTGGTTTGGTCTTTGCTGAAGGACAGGAACCTGTCCCTGCAGACCTGGTCATCATGGCTGTTGGAATCCGCTCAAGGACTGCCATTCCCAAGGAGGCGGGTCTGGAATTGGGGAGAACAGGGGTCTCCGTCAATGAGTTCATGCAGACCTCGGACCCAGACATTTATGCCGTCGGCGACATGGTCGAGACTCTCAACCTCGTCACCGGTCAGCCAGCGCAGACGGCCCTAGCAGGACCAGCGAATCGTCAGGGTCGTCTGGTCGCTGATCACATCTCGGGCAAGGGGATCAAGTATCGCGGCAACCTCGGCGTCTCCGTCTGCCAGGTCTTTGGAAAGACGGTCGGCATAGTCGGCCTTTCTACACGAAACCTCGACCGACTGGGCATCAAGCACGAGTATGTGACGGTGCACCCTCCTCAGCATGCAGGATGGTACCCCGGAGCGTCGCCGTTGACGGTCAAGTTGGCCTTTGAGGTGCCAAGCGGAAAGATTCTCGGCGCTCAGGTCGTCGGCAAGGAGGGCGTGGACAAGCGTGTCGATGTGTTTGCTACAGCAATGCGAGCAGGGATGACggtcgaggatctcgaaCACCTGGAGCTGGCGTACGCACCCCCTTACGGAGCTGCCAAGGACGCTGTCAACATGGCTGGCTTTGCGGCGAGCAACATCGTGCGCGGTGACGTGAAGCTCGTCCATGCCGGAGAATTTGCCAGGGGAAGCCGCAATCTCGAAGACTTTCAAATCATCGACGTGCGAGGTGCTGAGGAGTACAGCCAAGGTCATCTCAAGGGGGCCAAGAACATACCTCTGGTGAACCTGCGCGAGCGGGCAGACGAGGTCGAGCGAGGAGTCCCAACGATTGTCCACTGCAAGAGCGGATACCGTTCGTACGTCGCGTATCGGATTCTGGCGCAGAAGGGAGTCGATGTGTATAATCTAGATGGGGGTTACAAGTCGGTGTTGGATGGAGGATACGTCACGATTCAGGAGGCATAG
- a CDS encoding MFS domain-containing protein — protein sequence MDRDVEKASTNSGTINAQENAPAFAPIQSTSRISKTQSRAEDALQHTRSQNGYSCDPDEDSQTDETEKDPFEVGFENGDQDPLCPRSFGKARKWIIVFIVSFASFCVTAASSIYTSTYAQMQAEFGNSRIVSTLGLSLFVLGIALGPLFMSPLSEFYGRRPIYLVSWTMYVIWIIPQAVAKNIETVLVGRFFDGFAGSAFLAVSGGTVGDLFAPNELQAPMLMFSIAPFVGPSIGPLIGGFINYNVDWRWTYYVMLIWAFGLLLGIVFLVPETYHPILVRDKARQTRKETGDERWKAPNEKTQKSVVGAIGRSLLRPFQLLIFEPMCLNLCIFSAILLGILYLFFGAFPLVFINVYGFNLWQVGLTFLGILVGMVLAAGLDPVWHRIRVNLIRQLSEESGVEGKSEPEFRLPPAILGSVLVPAGIFMFGWSCYPWVHWIVPIIGAAIFGAGTLLVFSGIFTFLVDAYPQYAASALAANAFVRCAFAAAFPLFGNQMYEKLNYHWASSLLAFLTVAMMPFPYIFFRHGKRIRANSRFATS from the exons ATGGATCGCGACGTCGAAAAGGCTTCAACCAACTCAGGCACAATCAACGCCCAGGAGAACGCGCCCGCCTTTGCCCCCATACAATCGACGAGCCGCATCTCCAAGACGCAGTCGCGAGCAGAAGATGCGCTCCAGCACACCCGATCTCAGAACGGGTACAGCTGTGATCCCGATGAGGACTCGCAGACGGACGAGACAGAGAAGGACCCATTCGAGGTGGGATTTGAGAATGGCGACCAAGATCCTCTATGCCCGCGCAGTTTCGGGAAGGCGAGGAAGTGGATAATTGTATTTATCGTATCGTTTGCCAGCTTTTGCGT AACCGCAGCTAGTTCCATCTACACATCGACATATGCGCAGATGCAAGCCGAGTTTGGCAACTCGCGCATCGTTTCGACGCTGGGCCTCTCGCTATTCGTTCTCGGTATTGCACTCGGCCCCTTGTTCATGAGCCCCCTGAGCGAGTTCTACGGCCGACGGCCTATCTATCTCGTCTCCTGGACCATGTATGTCATCTGGATTATTCCCCAGGCCGTAGCCAAGAACATCGAAACTGTGCTCGTTGGTCGCTTCTTCGACGGCTTCGCTGGTAGTGCGTTCCTCGCCGTGTCTGGCGGCACCGTGGGTGATCTCTTCGCTCCCAACGAGTTGCAAGCGCCTATGCTCATGTTCTCGATCGCGCCGTTTGTCGGCCCTTCTATCGGACCCCTTATCGGTGGATTCATCAACTACAACGTCGACTGGCGGTGGACCTACTATGTGATGCTGATCTGGGCGTTTGGCTTGTTGCTGGGAATCGTGTTTCTTGTTCCCGAGACCTATC ACCCAATCTTGGTCAGAGACAAAGCTAGACAGACTCGAAAGGAAACTGGAGACGAGAGATGGAAGGCACCCAACGAAAAGACGCAAAAGTCTGTTGTCGGCGCCATCGGACGATCCCTCCTTCGCCCCTTTCAGCTCCTCATTTTTGAGCCCATGTGTCTCAACCTGTGCATCTTCTCAGCCATCCTTCTAGGCATCCTGTACCTCTTCTTCGGAGCCTTCcccctcgtcttcatcaacgTCTACGGCTTCAACCTGTGGCAGGTCGGTCTCACATTCTTGGGTATCCTCGTGGGAATGGTGCTCGCCGCCGGCCTCGATCCCGTGTGGCATCGTATTCGGGTCAACCTCATCCGCCAACTGAGCGAGGAATCGGGCGTCGAGGGCAAGAGTGAGCCCGAGTTCAGGCTGCCCCCGGCAATCCTAGGCTCTGTCCTCGTACCGGCTGGCATCTTCATGTTCGGCTGGTCTTGCTATCCCTGGGTTCACTGGATAGTACCCATCATCGGAGCAGCCATCTTTGGAGCTGG GACACTCCTCGTCTTCAGCGGAATCTTTACCTTCCTG GTGGATGCGTATCCGCAGTACGCCGCGAGCGCCCTGGCCGCCAATGCATTCGTGCGCTGCGCCTTTGCTG